A segment of the Phycisphaerae bacterium RAS1 genome:
GTCGCTGCGGGCCTGGGTGACGTCCACCCCCACAATCGCGCGGCTCTCCACGTCGGTTGCCAGTTGTACGTTATACGCCGGACGGTAGCCGCCGTCGGGCATCTTCATGACGCGCGCTTGCGGGTCGATCGTCGAGGCCCGCGGCTCTTTGGCACGCACGTCCGGCCGCTTGGACTGCTGCTGGTCTGCGCCACTCTTCGGCAACTCGGCCAACGCCGCTTCGATTCGCTCGACCCGCTCCCGGGCCGCACGCTCCTGCGCGGCACGCCGTCGCGCATCCGCGGCAGGGTTGTCCGACTGGGCCTTGACCGCCGCCACATGGGCGCGGGCTTCCGTCAGTTGACGCTGCAGCGTCGCCTCGCGGCGGAAGGTGTGCCGCCCGGCGTCGGCCCGCACCTTGGTTCCGTCCTGCGCAATCCGACGCACGCTCACGATCCGCTTGTGCATCAGCACCGCCAACACCTGCGAAAACAGTTCGTCCAGCGCCGCCCCGTGACCGACGCGGAAGTCATTCAACGTGTGATAGTTCACCGGCACGCCGCCGCACAGCCAGCGAAAAGCGTCCTGGCAGCCGCAGCGTCGCTCGATCTCGCGCCCACTGCCAATCCCCTCGATCGTCGCGTACAGCCACAACGCCGTCAGCAACTGCGGATCCGTCGCCGGCCGGCCCGGCTCGTCGCCGCGCGCCTTGAGCGGGGCGCTGAACGCCGAAAGATCGAGCCGCTCCACGACCGACCAAACCGCCCGCGCCGCGTGATCCGCCGGCAGCAGATCCTCCAGACAGCACGGCAGCAGCAACGACTGCTCGCGATTCGGCCGCCGAAGCCGCGGCGGCTCCGCCAACGCACG
Coding sequences within it:
- a CDS encoding Transposase DDE domain protein, with amino-acid sequence MLIAGMDAVMNDPVSESTGRRALAEPPRLRRPNREQSLLLPCCLEDLLPADHAARAVWSVVERLDLSAFSAPLKARGDEPGRPATDPQLLTALWLYATIEGIGSGREIERRCGCQDAFRWLCGGVPVNYHTLNDFRVGHGAALDELFSQVLAVLMHKRIVSVRRIAQDGTKVRADAGRHTFRREATLQRQLTEARAHVAAVKAQSDNPAADARRRAAQERAARERVERIEAALAELPKSGADQQQSKRPDVRAKEPRASTIDPQARVMKMPDGGYRPAYNVQLATDVESRAIVGVDVTQARSDHQQAAPLRAQVERRSGAKVVEHLLDGGYVQLAEIERAEAAGTRIYAPPQKTGNDTAGFAPKRSDGPGVAAWRVRMGTPAGQTIYKQRASTAEPVNADLKRYRGLAQCVVRGLAKVRCQALWAALAYNVMHFAAQLVT